Proteins from a genomic interval of Aureimonas sp. AU20:
- a CDS encoding glycosyltransferase, giving the protein MRILHLANHCRMGHGNVHLAVDLACVQAEKGDHVFYGGEGGELEPTLAASGVTHVPLVQRTRRPQELLGSLARLRGLIRRHRIDVVHAHMMSGAVLGYVATRASRARLVTTVHNSFDSHSRIMRLGDRVVAISRAEHATLRVAGFSERQLSIIVNATLGGARMRMFGTNETLTRPVPILCTVCGLHERKGVATLIDAFASIAALYESELHIVGDGPDRAALEARAAQTGFGNRIVFHGSLEDPGRVLRGAAIFALASHAEPMGLVNIEARQAGCAIVASDVGGIPEVLDEGQAGLLVPPRDVAAFAAAFDRLLGDPAYLAEMQRRSASNLERFGVDHLWSEHDRLYRELVGAPKSVSAAIAS; this is encoded by the coding sequence ATGCGCATCCTCCATCTCGCCAACCACTGCCGCATGGGCCATGGCAACGTTCATCTCGCCGTGGACCTTGCCTGCGTGCAGGCCGAGAAGGGGGATCACGTCTTCTATGGTGGGGAGGGCGGCGAGTTGGAGCCGACCCTTGCCGCTTCGGGCGTCACGCATGTGCCGCTGGTCCAGCGCACGCGCAGGCCGCAGGAGCTGCTGGGTTCTCTGGCGCGCCTTCGCGGCCTCATTCGTCGCCACCGCATCGACGTCGTCCATGCGCACATGATGTCCGGCGCGGTGCTGGGCTATGTCGCGACGCGCGCGAGCCGAGCCCGGCTCGTGACCACCGTGCACAATTCCTTCGATTCCCATTCGCGCATCATGCGCCTGGGCGATCGGGTCGTCGCCATCAGCCGGGCCGAGCATGCCACCCTGCGCGTCGCCGGGTTCTCCGAGCGGCAGCTTTCGATCATCGTCAACGCCACGCTCGGCGGCGCGCGCATGCGCATGTTCGGCACGAACGAGACGCTGACCCGCCCGGTTCCCATCCTCTGCACGGTCTGCGGGCTGCACGAGCGCAAGGGCGTCGCGACCTTGATCGATGCTTTCGCCTCCATCGCGGCCCTGTATGAGAGCGAGTTGCACATCGTCGGCGACGGTCCGGACCGCGCCGCACTGGAGGCGCGCGCGGCGCAGACCGGCTTCGGGAACCGGATCGTCTTCCACGGTTCGCTGGAAGATCCCGGCCGCGTCCTGCGAGGCGCCGCCATCTTCGCCCTGGCTTCGCATGCCGAACCCATGGGCCTCGTCAATATCGAGGCGCGTCAGGCGGGCTGCGCCATCGTCGCTTCCGATGTCGGCGGCATTCCGGAAGTCCTGGACGAAGGTCAGGCCGGCCTTCTCGTCCCCCCTCGCGACGTCGCCGCCTTTGCCGCAGCCTTCGACCGCCTCCTCGGAGATCCCGCCTATCTCGCCGAGATGCAGCGTCGCTCCGCCTCCAATCTCGAGCGCTTCGGCGTCGACCATCTCTGGTCCGAACACGATCGCCTCTACCGCGAACTGGTCGGAGCGCCAAAGTCGGTCTCGGCAGCGATCGCTTCCTGA
- a CDS encoding NAD(P)H-dependent flavin oxidoreductase, with protein sequence MSLPEILQGRLRLPVIAAPLFIISNPALTIAQCRSGIVGAFPALNARPAENLANWLEQIQAALAEHVAAHPDQPAAPFAVNQIVHRSNARLDADLRVCVDHKVPIVITSLGAVEEVNQAVHSYGGVVLHDVINDRFAHKAIEKGADGLIAVAAGAGGHAGTLSPFALVSEIRRWFGGPLFLSGAIATGAGVLAAEAMGADGAYIGSAFIATDEANAATAYKDAVVAGHAADIVYSNLFTGVHGNYLKASIQAAGLDPDNLPQSDPSKMDFGGEKAAKAWKDIWGAGQGIGAVDSVLPAAALIDRLAREYAEACSKLGATPVQSRRV encoded by the coding sequence ATGTCACTGCCGGAGATCCTTCAGGGCCGCCTTCGGCTGCCGGTCATCGCCGCGCCGCTCTTCATCATCTCGAACCCTGCCCTGACGATCGCGCAGTGTCGCTCGGGCATCGTCGGCGCCTTCCCCGCGCTCAACGCGCGGCCTGCGGAAAATCTGGCGAACTGGCTGGAGCAGATCCAGGCCGCGCTCGCCGAACACGTCGCGGCGCATCCAGACCAGCCCGCCGCGCCCTTCGCGGTCAACCAGATCGTCCATCGCTCCAATGCGCGCCTCGACGCCGATCTACGCGTCTGCGTCGATCACAAGGTTCCTATCGTCATCACGTCGCTCGGCGCCGTCGAGGAGGTCAATCAGGCCGTTCATTCCTATGGCGGCGTGGTGCTGCACGACGTCATCAACGACCGCTTCGCCCACAAGGCGATCGAAAAGGGTGCCGACGGGCTGATCGCCGTGGCGGCCGGCGCCGGCGGGCATGCCGGCACGCTCTCCCCCTTCGCCCTCGTGTCGGAGATCCGCCGCTGGTTCGGCGGACCGCTCTTCCTGTCCGGCGCAATCGCCACCGGCGCGGGCGTGCTCGCGGCCGAGGCCATGGGCGCGGATGGCGCCTATATCGGCTCCGCCTTCATCGCCACCGACGAAGCCAATGCCGCCACCGCCTACAAGGACGCGGTGGTTGCCGGCCACGCGGCGGACATCGTCTACAGCAACCTCTTCACCGGCGTTCACGGCAATTATCTCAAGGCCTCGATCCAGGCCGCCGGTCTCGACCCCGACAACCTGCCCCAGTCCGACCCGTCGAAGATGGATTTCGGCGGCGAGAAAGCCGCCAAGGCCTGGAAGGATATCTGGGGCGCCGGCCAGGGCATCGGCGCGGTCGATTCGGTCCTCCCCGCCGCCGCCCTGATCGATCGCCTTGCCCGGGAGTATGCCGAAGCTTGTTCGAAACTGGGCGCCACACCGGTCCAATCCCGCCGCGTCTAG
- a CDS encoding exonuclease domain-containing protein, with amino-acid sequence MDPLFPHSPVTPHLFPEAAPTIVRVIDTETAGHRLEEDAVIEIGSVDLDLATGRIFNPMQTLADPAGIEINPHARRVHKISDEMLVGAPPFGEAVQPFATSRLFAAQRASFDRSRLRLAGTWLCTYKLALRAFPDVRAHGLQSLVKYVPLDLADVAADLEGLHPHRALFDALCTAVLLRRITAELLPRCRDLSDFLERAERVSNEPALLARLRFGRHRNALLRDVPTDYLEWLVREPGMEADAVYSARHHLQQRAEKALSAFARPLPAAC; translated from the coding sequence ATGGATCCGCTCTTCCCCCATTCACCCGTTACCCCGCATCTGTTTCCCGAGGCCGCGCCCACGATCGTCCGTGTGATCGACACGGAGACGGCCGGTCATCGGCTGGAGGAGGACGCGGTGATTGAGATCGGCTCGGTCGATCTCGATCTCGCTACGGGTCGCATCTTCAACCCGATGCAGACCCTGGCCGATCCCGCCGGTATCGAGATCAACCCGCATGCGCGGCGCGTCCATAAGATCAGCGACGAGATGCTGGTGGGCGCACCGCCCTTCGGCGAGGCCGTGCAGCCTTTCGCGACGAGCCGTCTTTTCGCTGCCCAGCGCGCGAGCTTCGACCGCTCGCGGCTTCGCCTGGCTGGCACCTGGCTCTGCACCTACAAGCTGGCGCTGCGGGCATTCCCGGACGTGCGGGCACATGGGCTGCAGTCGCTGGTCAAATACGTGCCGCTCGACCTGGCCGACGTTGCCGCGGATCTCGAAGGGCTTCACCCGCACCGCGCTTTGTTCGATGCGCTCTGCACGGCGGTGCTCCTGCGCCGCATCACGGCCGAGCTGCTGCCCCGCTGCCGCGACCTTTCGGATTTTCTGGAGCGAGCCGAGCGCGTGTCGAACGAGCCGGCCCTCCTGGCGCGGCTTCGCTTCGGCCGGCATCGCAATGCCCTCCTGCGCGATGTGCCGACCGACTATCTGGAATGGCTGGTGCGCGAGCCCGGCATGGAGGCCGACGCCGTCTATAGCGCGCGCCATCACCTGCAGCAGCGCGCGGAGAAGGCGCTGTCGGCCTTCGCCCGGCCTTTGCCTGCGGCCTGCTAG
- a CDS encoding cisplatin damage response ATP-dependent DNA ligase gives MQRFAELLDRLVRTPSRNGKLKLMVDYFRVVPDPERGTALAALTGELDIRSVKPAMLRELMASRMDEVLFGYSYDYVGDLAETIALVWPSPHDGEARGRNDIPSLSEVVTVLDAATRAEGPKLVEDWLDRLDSSGRYALLKLVTGSLRIGVSSRLAKQALADFGAKEIAEIEELWHGLRAPYADLFAWLEGEVDKPVSAAAAPFRPVMLSQPLEEPDYGRIDPLTYAAEWKWDGIRVQATVERGVRRLYSRTGDDISGAFPDLLDFMTYDGSLDGELLVARPADRGGAPRVEPHEDAVRDDIVVGTFSDLQQRLNRKTVSAAVLKKHPVFLRTYDLLQDGAEDLRSLPFAERRQRLNRFVAALEQTRFDISPFVAFDDFEALAGLRASPPHPVIEGLMLKRWDSAYVPGRPKGPWFKWKQDPHLIDAVLMYAQRGHGKRSSFYSDYTFGVWTGPEDQPELVPVGKAYFGFTDEELKQLDKYIRDNTISRFGPVRSVRAEPDHGLVLEVAFEGLARSTRHKSGVAMRFPRVSRLRWDKPAFEADRLETLQAMLA, from the coding sequence TTGCAGCGCTTTGCCGAACTTCTCGACCGCCTCGTTCGCACGCCGTCGCGCAACGGCAAGCTGAAGCTGATGGTGGACTATTTCCGGGTCGTGCCCGACCCTGAGCGGGGCACGGCGCTGGCAGCGCTGACGGGCGAACTCGACATCCGGTCGGTGAAGCCGGCCATGCTGCGCGAACTCATGGCCAGTCGGATGGACGAAGTCCTGTTCGGCTATTCCTACGATTATGTCGGCGATCTCGCCGAGACTATCGCGCTCGTCTGGCCCTCGCCGCATGACGGCGAGGCGAGGGGGCGCAATGACATTCCCAGCCTCTCTGAGGTGGTAACAGTGCTGGATGCGGCGACGCGCGCGGAAGGGCCGAAGCTGGTGGAGGACTGGCTCGACCGGCTGGATTCCTCGGGCCGCTACGCGCTCTTGAAACTCGTCACCGGCTCGCTGCGCATCGGCGTCTCGTCCCGCCTCGCCAAGCAGGCCCTGGCCGATTTCGGCGCCAAGGAGATCGCCGAGATCGAGGAGCTCTGGCACGGGCTGCGCGCGCCCTACGCGGATCTTTTCGCCTGGTTGGAAGGCGAGGTCGATAAGCCGGTCTCGGCCGCCGCCGCGCCGTTTCGGCCCGTTATGCTGTCGCAGCCGCTGGAAGAGCCGGACTACGGCCGGATCGACCCCTTGACCTACGCCGCCGAATGGAAGTGGGACGGCATCCGCGTTCAGGCGACCGTCGAGCGCGGGGTGCGCCGGCTTTATTCTCGGACCGGCGACGACATTTCCGGCGCCTTTCCCGATCTTCTCGACTTCATGACCTATGATGGCTCGCTCGACGGGGAGCTTCTGGTGGCCCGCCCGGCCGATCGAGGGGGCGCGCCGAGGGTTGAGCCGCACGAGGACGCGGTGCGGGACGACATTGTGGTCGGCACCTTCTCGGACCTACAGCAGCGGCTCAACCGCAAGACCGTCTCGGCCGCGGTGCTGAAGAAGCATCCCGTCTTCTTGCGGACCTACGACCTCCTGCAGGATGGCGCGGAGGATTTGCGCAGCCTGCCTTTCGCGGAGCGGCGCCAGCGGTTGAACCGGTTCGTGGCGGCGCTGGAGCAGACGCGCTTCGACATCTCGCCGTTCGTCGCCTTCGACGATTTCGAGGCGCTGGCGGGGCTTCGCGCTTCGCCGCCCCATCCCGTGATCGAAGGCCTGATGCTGAAGCGCTGGGACTCGGCCTATGTGCCGGGCCGGCCCAAGGGCCCCTGGTTCAAGTGGAAGCAGGACCCGCATCTTATCGACGCGGTGCTGATGTATGCCCAGCGCGGCCACGGAAAGCGCTCCAGCTTCTATTCCGACTACACGTTCGGCGTCTGGACCGGGCCGGAGGACCAGCCGGAGCTGGTGCCGGTGGGCAAGGCCTATTTCGGGTTCACCGACGAGGAGTTGAAGCAGCTCGACAAATATATCCGCGACAACACGATCAGCCGCTTCGGCCCGGTGCGCTCCGTACGCGCCGAGCCCGACCATGGGCTTGTGCTGGAGGTCGCCTTCGAAGGACTGGCGCGCTCGACACGCCACAAGTCGGGCGTTGCCATGCGCTTTCCCCGCGTGTCCCGCCTGCGCTGGGACAAGCCGGCCTTCGAGGCGGACCGGCTGGAGACGTTGCAGGCCATGCTGGCCTGA
- a CDS encoding DUF6460 domain-containing protein: MSGRMTSFLGGSPLGVAARLLVISLLVGVVLSWLDLRPAEILDSLGNLIHWAWVSVFGSLNRAIDYVLMGAAIVVPIFLISRLMKTRGR; encoded by the coding sequence ATGTCTGGTCGTATGACGAGTTTTCTGGGCGGTTCGCCACTGGGCGTCGCCGCGCGGCTCCTGGTCATCTCGCTACTTGTGGGTGTCGTCCTGTCCTGGCTCGACCTTCGCCCGGCGGAGATCCTCGACAGCCTCGGGAACCTTATCCATTGGGCCTGGGTCAGCGTGTTCGGCTCGCTCAACCGGGCGATCGACTATGTCCTGATGGGCGCGGCGATCGTGGTGCCGATCTTCCTGATCTCGCGTCTGATGAAGACGCGGGGCCGCTGA
- a CDS encoding histone deacetylase family protein has translation MPLPLVHHPAFDALFDEAHRFPMRKFTRLAEILVEDGLVQGGFHVPAPAPVEALELAHDAAYVEAVLTQTVSPAIEKNIGFPVDARVALRSRCATGGTLLAARLALDGGLACNTAGGSHHANREGGAGFSVFNDVAVAAATLLHEGTIGRVLVFDCDVHQGDGTARIFADDPLVYTLSMHGERNYPMEKARSDCDVPLPDGMEDEAYLALLPDLLAHGLSAARPDLVFYNAGVDPHRDDRLGRLSLSDAGLAERDRRVIGFFRERDVPVVGVIGGGYSRDIERLARRHTILHRTAAEFI, from the coding sequence ATGCCCCTGCCTCTGGTCCACCATCCCGCCTTCGACGCGCTGTTCGACGAGGCGCATCGCTTCCCCATGCGCAAGTTCACGCGGCTTGCGGAAATCCTGGTCGAGGACGGGCTGGTGCAGGGCGGCTTCCACGTGCCCGCTCCGGCCCCGGTAGAGGCGCTGGAGCTGGCGCACGACGCCGCCTATGTCGAGGCGGTGCTGACGCAGACCGTCTCGCCAGCCATCGAGAAAAACATCGGCTTTCCCGTGGACGCGCGCGTGGCGCTCCGCTCACGCTGCGCCACCGGCGGCACGCTGCTTGCCGCCCGGCTGGCGCTGGACGGGGGCCTTGCCTGCAACACGGCGGGCGGCAGCCATCACGCGAACCGCGAAGGCGGCGCCGGATTCTCGGTGTTCAACGACGTGGCCGTCGCCGCCGCGACGCTGCTGCACGAAGGCACGATCGGCCGCGTCCTCGTTTTCGACTGCGACGTTCACCAGGGCGACGGCACGGCCCGCATCTTCGCGGACGATCCGCTGGTCTACACGCTGTCCATGCATGGCGAGCGCAACTATCCGATGGAAAAGGCGCGTTCGGACTGCGACGTGCCGCTGCCGGACGGGATGGAGGACGAGGCCTATCTCGCCCTCCTCCCCGATCTTCTCGCCCACGGCCTTTCGGCGGCCCGGCCCGATCTCGTTTTCTACAATGCCGGGGTCGATCCGCACCGCGACGATCGATTGGGTCGCCTGTCGCTCTCCGACGCCGGGCTCGCGGAGCGCGACCGACGCGTCATCGGTTTCTTCCGCGAGCGGGACGTTCCTGTGGTCGGCGTCATCGGCGGCGGCTATTCCCGCGATATCGAAAGGCTCGCTCGCCGCCACACGATCCTGCATCGCACGGCGGCGGAGTTCATCTGA
- a CDS encoding quinone-dependent dihydroorotate dehydrogenase yields the protein MSLYDLARPLVFRLDAERAHGLAIEALKRGLVKRQDIPLDSRLRVDLVGLSFGNPLGLAAGFDKNAEVPDAMLRLGFGFVEIGTVTPLPQEGNAKPRIFRLPEALAVINRLGFNNEGHAEVAERLEKRARKPGIVGVNIGANKDSADRIADYVTGIHRFAELARYLTINISSPNTPGLRNLQKGSDLDDLLTHAVAARDGAAALTASERKPLFLKVAPDLSLDEVEAIAETAKRRKVDGLIVSNTTLSRHGIEGHKLVNEIGGLSGRPLYGRSTYVLAAFRRALGPEFPLIGAGGVENARTALGKIEAGADLVQLYSAMVYGGPDLPIRILKDMIRFLDKTGLDTIRHLRDSKVEEILARDPPVGWEQARA from the coding sequence ATGAGCCTTTACGATCTCGCGCGCCCGCTCGTCTTCCGACTGGACGCGGAGCGCGCGCATGGACTGGCCATCGAGGCTTTGAAGCGGGGCCTCGTCAAGCGGCAGGACATTCCGCTGGACTCGCGCCTGCGCGTCGATCTCGTCGGTCTTTCCTTCGGCAATCCGCTGGGGCTCGCCGCCGGGTTCGACAAGAACGCCGAAGTGCCGGACGCCATGCTGCGGCTCGGCTTCGGCTTCGTCGAGATCGGCACGGTGACGCCGCTGCCGCAGGAGGGCAACGCCAAGCCGCGCATCTTCCGCCTGCCCGAGGCCCTGGCCGTCATCAACCGGCTGGGCTTCAACAACGAGGGCCATGCCGAGGTGGCCGAGCGGCTGGAGAAGCGCGCGCGCAAGCCCGGCATCGTCGGCGTCAATATCGGGGCCAACAAGGATTCAGCGGACCGGATCGCCGATTACGTCACCGGCATTCATCGCTTCGCCGAGCTCGCCCGCTACCTCACCATCAACATCTCCTCGCCCAACACGCCGGGCCTGCGCAATCTGCAAAAGGGGTCGGATCTCGACGATCTCCTGACCCATGCGGTGGCGGCGCGCGACGGCGCGGCGGCGCTGACGGCGAGCGAGCGCAAGCCCCTGTTCCTGAAGGTCGCGCCGGACCTGAGCTTGGACGAGGTCGAGGCGATCGCCGAGACCGCCAAGCGGCGCAAGGTGGACGGGCTGATCGTCTCCAACACGACGCTATCTCGCCACGGCATCGAGGGGCACAAGCTGGTGAACGAGATCGGCGGCCTGTCGGGCAGGCCGCTCTATGGCCGCTCGACCTATGTGCTCGCCGCCTTCCGCAGGGCGCTCGGCCCCGAGTTTCCGCTGATCGGCGCCGGCGGCGTGGAAAACGCGCGCACCGCGCTCGGAAAGATCGAAGCCGGGGCCGACCTCGTGCAGCTCTACTCGGCCATGGTCTATGGCGGCCCGGACCTGCCGATCCGCATCCTCAAGGACATGATCCGCTTCCTCGACAAGACGGGCCTCGATACGATCCGCCATCTGCGCGACTCGAAGGTCGAGGAAATCCTGGCCCGCGATCCGCCGGTCGGCTGGGAGCAGGCGCGGGCCTGA
- a CDS encoding DUF952 domain-containing protein encodes MSTQAPIYKLTPRSAWLEAEVAGRFDGAPVDLADGYIHFSTGEQVRETAAKHFTNEDALLLVAVDPGALGDALRWEPSRGGALFPHLYAPLSLDAVLYVQDIPLSEGGTHLFPESIR; translated from the coding sequence ATGAGCACGCAAGCCCCCATCTACAAGCTGACCCCGCGAAGCGCCTGGCTCGAAGCCGAGGTGGCAGGCCGTTTCGATGGCGCGCCGGTAGACCTCGCCGACGGTTATATCCATTTCTCCACCGGCGAGCAGGTTCGCGAGACGGCGGCCAAGCATTTCACGAACGAGGACGCTCTGCTTCTGGTGGCGGTGGACCCGGGCGCGCTGGGGGACGCCTTGCGCTGGGAGCCCTCGCGCGGCGGCGCGCTCTTCCCCCATCTCTACGCGCCGCTGTCGCTCGACGCGGTTCTCTACGTGCAGGATATCCCGCTCTCAGAGGGCGGCACGCATCTCTTTCCGGAAAGCATTCGATGA
- a CDS encoding secondary thiamine-phosphate synthase enzyme YjbQ: MQKADQQFIETLTFETRGRGFTDISRRVGERLSAQGAGDGLATLFIRHTSASLTIQENADPDVRTDLLAAFDRLAPESAPYVHTIEGPDDMPAHIKTALTDTSLSIPVSRGRLMLGTWQGVYLFEHRARPHRREIVLHFLGSSTQ, encoded by the coding sequence ATGCAGAAAGCGGACCAACAGTTCATCGAAACGCTGACCTTCGAGACGCGGGGGCGCGGTTTCACCGACATTTCTCGGCGCGTCGGCGAACGATTGAGTGCGCAAGGGGCGGGGGACGGTCTCGCCACCCTTTTCATCCGCCACACCTCGGCCTCCCTGACCATTCAGGAGAATGCCGACCCGGACGTGCGGACCGATCTCCTGGCGGCCTTCGACCGTCTGGCCCCCGAAAGCGCGCCCTATGTCCATACGATCGAAGGGCCGGACGACATGCCGGCCCATATCAAGACCGCGCTGACCGATACGAGCTTGTCCATCCCCGTCTCGCGCGGGCGGCTGATGCTCGGCACGTGGCAGGGCGTCTACCTCTTCGAGCATCGCGCCCGGCCGCATCGGCGCGAGATCGTGCTGCATTTCCTGGGGTCGAGCACGCAGTAG
- the mscL gene encoding large conductance mechanosensitive channel protein MscL, protein MLKEFREFALKGNMVDLAIGIIIGAAFSGLVNSVVADLFMPLIGLVTGGVDFTNKFLALSSNVTATSLAQAREQGPVLAYGNFLTLTINFVIVAFVLFLVVKGMNRLKRREDAKPVEEKKVPREEELLEEIRDLLASGHNVRPGQVPGTGF, encoded by the coding sequence ATGCTCAAGGAATTTCGGGAATTCGCCCTGAAGGGCAACATGGTCGATCTCGCAATCGGCATCATCATCGGCGCGGCCTTTTCCGGCCTCGTCAATTCCGTGGTGGCCGATCTCTTCATGCCCCTGATCGGTCTCGTCACCGGCGGCGTCGACTTCACCAACAAGTTCCTTGCGCTCAGCTCCAACGTCACCGCGACGAGCTTGGCCCAGGCGCGCGAGCAGGGGCCGGTTCTCGCCTATGGCAACTTCCTGACGCTGACGATCAATTTCGTGATCGTCGCCTTCGTGCTCTTCCTCGTGGTGAAGGGCATGAACCGGCTGAAGCGTCGGGAAGACGCCAAGCCGGTGGAGGAAAAGAAGGTTCCGCGCGAGGAGGAGCTTCTGGAGGAGATCCGCGATCTCCTCGCCTCGGGCCACAATGTGCGGCCGGGACAGGTGCCGGGAACCGGGTTCTGA
- a CDS encoding pyridoxal phosphate-dependent aminotransferase yields the protein MIVSGAEQLGEFREVSHLHRLRAGALAAPESGIVAVINHARGREGLIPLWAGEGDLATPAFIAEATAESLKAGETFYTWQRGIPELRTALAGYTERLYGRPTSPERIFVTGSGMHAIQTVVAALVGEGDEIAFIAPLWPNFEAAAALSGARPVPVELRFDGTDWRFDVERLRAAITPRTRALFVNTPNNPTGWVADRETIRAILEVAREAGIFVIADEIYSRFFYEGGRAPSFHDEMRDDDPLIFVNSFSKNWAMTGWRVGWIEAPKEFGALFENLIQYSNSGVATFMQRGAVAAIERGESFVEEQVARAHKARDIFTQTLLATNRVRLAPPSGAFYAFFAVDGIDDGYKAAFRIADEAGVGLAPGTAFGSGTRSYLRACFHRRLDEVEEAAKRLAHWIGNEA from the coding sequence ATGATCGTCAGCGGCGCGGAGCAGTTGGGTGAGTTTCGCGAAGTGAGCCATCTTCATCGTCTTCGAGCGGGCGCGCTGGCCGCGCCCGAAAGCGGCATCGTGGCCGTGATCAATCATGCGCGCGGCCGCGAGGGGCTGATCCCGCTCTGGGCCGGCGAGGGAGACCTCGCGACCCCTGCCTTCATCGCGGAGGCGACGGCCGAGAGCCTGAAGGCAGGCGAGACCTTCTACACCTGGCAGCGCGGCATTCCCGAGCTGCGCACCGCACTCGCCGGCTATACCGAGCGCCTCTACGGCCGCCCGACCTCGCCCGAGCGAATTTTCGTCACCGGCTCCGGCATGCACGCGATCCAGACCGTGGTCGCGGCGCTGGTCGGCGAGGGAGACGAGATCGCCTTCATCGCGCCGCTTTGGCCCAATTTCGAGGCCGCCGCCGCCCTGTCTGGCGCCCGGCCCGTGCCGGTGGAGCTGCGCTTCGACGGAACGGACTGGCGCTTCGATGTCGAGCGGCTGCGCGCGGCGATCACGCCTCGCACCCGCGCCCTTTTCGTCAACACGCCCAACAACCCGACCGGCTGGGTGGCCGATCGCGAGACCATTCGCGCCATTCTCGAGGTCGCGCGCGAGGCGGGGATTTTCGTCATCGCCGACGAGATTTATTCCCGCTTCTTCTACGAGGGCGGCCGCGCGCCCTCGTTCCATGACGAGATGCGCGACGACGACCCGCTGATCTTCGTCAACTCCTTCTCCAAGAATTGGGCGATGACGGGCTGGCGCGTCGGCTGGATCGAGGCGCCCAAGGAGTTCGGCGCGCTGTTCGAGAACCTGATCCAATATTCCAACAGCGGCGTCGCGACCTTCATGCAGCGCGGCGCGGTCGCGGCCATCGAACGGGGCGAGAGCTTCGTCGAGGAGCAGGTGGCCCGTGCGCACAAGGCGCGGGATATCTTCACGCAGACCCTTCTCGCCACCAACCGCGTTCGGCTGGCCCCGCCCTCTGGCGCCTTCTATGCCTTCTTCGCGGTGGACGGGATCGACGACGGCTACAAGGCCGCCTTCCGCATCGCCGACGAGGCGGGCGTCGGGCTCGCGCCTGGCACCGCCTTCGGCAGCGGCACGCGATCCTACCTCCGGGCCTGTTTCCATCGCCGGCTGGACGAGGTGGAGGAGGCCGCCAAGCGGCTGGCGCATTGGATCGGAAACGAGGCTTGA
- a CDS encoding AbrB family transcriptional regulator has product MSPAGAAAKLALTLALGTLGGAIANAAGLPVAWLLGATIAIAAASLSGVPVTIPTRLRDATFFVLGIQAGSGVTPEVVNQLALWPLSFLIQMIGVVCVAATTNLFLQRAFGWDRETALFASLPGALSFVLAAASETKADMTRIIVVQSTRLLLLIGALTPLLGWLEGGDAVNTGLRGGIVGSPLQYALLIGSALLLAWIGIRSRVPGGLILGALLASAFMHGTEIAPVAIPAWVATPALVVLGCTIGGRLRREDRDAMFQLLPASLGAFAIGIVLSGLAGVAALLLLGMTFGKIALAYAPGALEALTVLAFQFNLDPAYVAAHHVVRFMCLAMIVPILARQLPRQRTERNIVEREAAPEADAHDTSGPDAPK; this is encoded by the coding sequence TTGAGCCCGGCCGGGGCCGCCGCGAAACTGGCCCTGACCCTCGCGCTCGGAACACTCGGCGGCGCGATCGCCAATGCGGCCGGTCTGCCCGTCGCTTGGCTGCTCGGTGCCACGATCGCCATTGCCGCGGCCAGCCTCTCCGGCGTGCCGGTCACCATCCCAACGCGGCTGCGGGACGCGACCTTCTTCGTGCTCGGCATCCAGGCCGGCTCCGGCGTCACGCCGGAGGTGGTGAACCAGCTGGCGCTCTGGCCGCTCTCCTTTCTGATTCAGATGATCGGCGTCGTCTGCGTCGCCGCGACCACCAACCTGTTTCTCCAGCGCGCCTTCGGCTGGGATCGGGAAACCGCGCTCTTCGCCTCGCTGCCCGGCGCCTTGTCCTTCGTTCTGGCGGCGGCGTCCGAAACCAAGGCGGACATGACGCGCATCATCGTCGTCCAGTCCACGCGGCTGCTTCTCCTGATCGGCGCGCTGACGCCGCTGCTCGGCTGGCTGGAGGGGGGCGACGCCGTCAACACCGGGCTGCGCGGCGGCATCGTCGGCTCGCCGCTTCAATATGCTCTTCTGATCGGCTCGGCGCTGCTGCTGGCCTGGATCGGCATTCGTTCGCGCGTGCCGGGCGGGCTGATTCTCGGCGCACTGCTCGCCAGCGCTTTCATGCATGGCACCGAGATCGCGCCGGTCGCCATTCCCGCCTGGGTCGCGACGCCGGCTCTCGTTGTTCTCGGCTGCACCATCGGCGGGCGCCTGCGGCGGGAGGACAGGGACGCCATGTTCCAGCTCCTACCGGCCTCGCTCGGCGCCTTCGCCATCGGCATCGTCCTGTCGGGCCTTGCCGGTGTCGCGGCGCTCCTCCTGCTCGGCATGACCTTCGGCAAGATCGCGCTGGCCTACGCGCCGGGCGCGCTGGAAGCGCTGACGGTTCTGGCCTTCCAGTTCAATCTCGATCCGGCCTATGTCGCCGCGCATCACGTCGTGCGCTTCATGTGCCTGGCGATGATCGTGCCGATCCTCGCCCGTCAGCTGCCGCGCCAGCGGACCGAGCGCAACATCGTCGAGCGCGAGGCCGCGCCCGAGGCGGACGCGCACGACACGAGCGGACCGGACGCGCCGAAATAG